Proteins co-encoded in one Armatimonadota bacterium genomic window:
- a CDS encoding DUF362 domain-containing protein: MENKYSRREFLRRAGIVGASTCGFLLAGDELLDILEEAKAARQPTLSIASKGSPEHLVKKAIDGLGGIRKFVKKGSKVLIKPNLAWIRTPETAANTNPQVLAGIIKLCKAAGASSITVFDHSCDNGPAAFKASGAAKVASDLGVQLISGHSRSLYKKINIPKGKILKSDECAKLILDADCFINVPIAKVHGGAGITASLKNMMGTNWNRQAWHQNGLDQCIADYSTAVKPDLIILDAVRILLTRGPKGPGETKDVGQVIASTDPVAIDAYAATLLGKEPSSIGHITAAAAHGLGQINLKKVTIKKV; the protein is encoded by the coding sequence ATGGAAAACAAATACAGTCGTCGGGAATTCTTAAGGCGTGCAGGCATAGTAGGTGCATCAACCTGCGGATTTCTTTTAGCAGGTGATGAGCTCCTCGACATCTTAGAAGAAGCCAAAGCCGCCAGGCAACCAACATTGAGCATTGCATCCAAGGGGTCTCCGGAGCACCTTGTAAAAAAAGCAATTGATGGACTCGGCGGAATTAGAAAGTTCGTAAAAAAAGGAAGCAAGGTTCTCATCAAACCCAACCTTGCGTGGATTAGAACTCCAGAAACCGCCGCAAACACAAACCCGCAGGTACTTGCTGGCATAATTAAGTTGTGTAAAGCTGCTGGCGCAAGCTCCATCACAGTATTTGATCACAGCTGCGATAACGGACCAGCAGCATTCAAAGCTAGCGGCGCCGCAAAAGTCGCATCTGATTTAGGCGTTCAACTTATTTCTGGCCACAGCAGAAGCCTATACAAGAAAATCAATATTCCGAAAGGCAAGATTTTGAAATCCGACGAATGCGCGAAACTCATACTGGATGCTGATTGCTTTATCAATGTACCCATTGCTAAAGTTCACGGCGGCGCAGGAATAACAGCGAGCCTAAAAAACATGATGGGCACAAATTGGAACCGACAGGCATGGCATCAAAACGGCCTCGACCAATGCATCGCCGACTACTCCACTGCCGTGAAGCCCGACCTAATTATATTAGACGCCGTCCGCATACTGCTAACCCGTGGCCCAAAGGGGCCGGGGGAGACAAAAGATGTTGGCCAGGTGATTGCGTCCACCGACCCAGTTGCAATTGATGCATATGCCGCAACACTTTTGGGCAAAGAACCATCAAGCATAGGCCATATCACCGCAGCCGCTGCCCATGGTTTAGGTCAAATAAATCTGAAAAAAGTAACGATTAAGAAAGTATGA
- a CDS encoding DUF362 domain-containing protein encodes MWKLTRREFLKGAAAGIGIYSAASPSLGAIAEETSKKSRIVIVTSPNIIVDRDKNTNTPSKLRMESVGEVDPSLDQKVLNSMVAEGIKAFTGEKTESGAWKKLFKPNDIVGIKVNCLFSVGASTHPEVVASLIAGLRSAGIPAANIIVWDRNNREMKSAAFVINNSGSGVQCYGTEGNYEDEPTQMGSFNGRLSKILTQKITALINVPILKDHSISGITCAMKNHYGSHNNPGDHHANGCDPYLADLNSVPAIREKTRLIVCDAIKPQCHGGPGYRPDFVWEYKSLLFAADPVALDFMGWQIIEKRRAEIDRKPLAQEGRPTKFIETAASKGLGTNDPTKMEIIRKVVNV; translated from the coding sequence ATGTGGAAACTTACACGCAGAGAATTCCTCAAAGGAGCTGCCGCTGGAATCGGCATATACAGCGCAGCTTCACCATCTCTTGGAGCCATTGCAGAAGAAACTTCCAAGAAATCCCGCATTGTCATCGTTACAAGCCCAAACATCATCGTGGATAGAGACAAAAACACCAACACTCCATCAAAACTCCGAATGGAATCAGTAGGCGAAGTTGACCCCAGCCTCGACCAGAAGGTTTTAAACTCAATGGTCGCAGAGGGTATCAAAGCATTTACTGGGGAGAAGACAGAGTCGGGTGCATGGAAAAAGCTATTTAAGCCTAATGATATCGTTGGAATAAAAGTCAACTGCCTATTTTCAGTTGGCGCATCCACCCATCCAGAAGTGGTGGCATCTTTAATAGCTGGCCTTCGAAGTGCAGGTATTCCAGCGGCAAACATCATCGTATGGGACCGCAACAATCGAGAAATGAAGAGCGCCGCCTTTGTTATCAATAATAGCGGTTCAGGCGTCCAATGTTATGGAACAGAAGGCAACTATGAAGATGAGCCAACACAAATGGGCAGTTTTAACGGCCGCTTGAGCAAAATATTAACGCAAAAGATTACCGCACTAATTAACGTACCAATCCTCAAAGACCATAGTATCTCTGGCATTACTTGTGCAATGAAAAACCACTATGGGTCGCATAACAACCCTGGCGACCATCATGCAAACGGCTGTGACCCCTATTTGGCTGACTTAAACTCTGTTCCGGCAATCAGAGAGAAAACAAGGCTTATCGTCTGTGATGCAATTAAGCCCCAATGCCACGGCGGACCTGGATACAGACCCGATTTTGTTTGGGAATACAAATCGCTTCTTTTTGCTGCTGATCCCGTGGCTCTTGACTTTATGGGCTGGCAAATAATCGAAAAAAGGCGTGCCGAAATTGACCGAAAGCCACTAGCACAGGAAGGGCGTCCAACAAAATTCATCGAAACCGCCGCTTCAAAGGGGCTAGGCACAAATGACCCAACCAAGATGGAAATAATTAGAAAAGTTGTTAATGTCTAG
- the ndk gene encoding nucleoside-diphosphate kinase: MERTLVLIKPDAFERRLVGQIISRFENRTFKIKALKLIRPSRELAERHYAAHRGKPFYELAVSFLTSGPVVAMLLEGENAIEIVRTMTGATEPCKAQPGTIRGDYTLSITYNLLHASDSPENAEAEIAIWFKPEEILP, from the coding sequence ATGGAACGCACACTCGTGCTAATCAAGCCGGATGCTTTTGAGCGCAGGCTGGTTGGCCAAATTATTAGCAGATTTGAAAATCGCACTTTTAAAATCAAGGCCCTAAAGCTCATACGGCCTTCCAGAGAGCTGGCTGAGCGCCACTATGCAGCTCATAGGGGCAAACCGTTTTATGAGCTAGCGGTAAGCTTCCTAACCTCCGGTCCTGTAGTTGCAATGTTATTAGAAGGTGAAAATGCAATTGAAATTGTGCGAACAATGACCGGAGCAACCGAGCCTTGCAAAGCACAGCCAGGCACGATTCGAGGCGATTATACCTTGAGCATAACATACAACTTGTTGCACGCTTCTGATTCTCCAGAGAATGCGGAGGCCGAGATTGCAATCTGGTTCAAACCAGAGGAAATACTGCCGTAA
- a CDS encoding cation diffusion facilitator family transporter has protein sequence MNKTGAARLSIISNVLLVLAKGAIGILGGSMSILAEAVHSAVDLIAAIVAYIAVLFADRPADEAHAYGHGKFENLSGTVEALLIIVAGAYIVYESIKRIITNAPVERLDLGMAIMLVSAVANFLVSANLFRVAKQTDSIALEADGHHLRLDVYTSLGVLLGLILVRLTNFVILDRLIGLCVALWIGWIGIQLSRKAVGPLMDSRLPAAEMERIVEIIKSEPGILDFHKLRTRKAGAQRHIDVHLLMPRDMSLITAHELAEEVEDKIRSELENVTIVTHVEPAEEDSNA, from the coding sequence ATGAATAAAACTGGTGCGGCGAGACTATCAATAATATCGAACGTCTTGTTGGTGCTGGCGAAGGGAGCCATAGGCATCCTTGGTGGGTCAATGAGCATCCTTGCTGAGGCTGTGCACTCGGCAGTGGACCTAATTGCCGCCATTGTTGCCTATATTGCGGTGCTTTTTGCCGACCGACCTGCAGACGAAGCGCATGCATATGGCCATGGTAAATTTGAAAACCTTTCGGGCACGGTTGAGGCCCTTTTGATTATTGTAGCAGGCGCATACATAGTGTATGAAAGCATCAAGCGTATTATAACTAATGCTCCAGTGGAGCGTCTTGACCTTGGCATGGCTATAATGTTGGTCTCTGCTGTGGCGAATTTTCTTGTGTCAGCAAACCTTTTCCGTGTCGCCAAGCAGACAGATTCGATTGCACTTGAAGCTGATGGCCATCATCTTAGACTTGATGTATATACTTCCTTAGGCGTGCTTTTGGGTCTGATTCTGGTTCGTTTGACCAATTTCGTGATTCTCGACCGCTTAATTGGTCTGTGCGTTGCCCTATGGATTGGTTGGATTGGCATCCAGCTTTCAAGGAAAGCTGTTGGGCCTTTGATGGATTCCCGACTTCCAGCGGCTGAAATGGAGCGAATCGTTGAAATTATCAAATCAGAACCCGGAATCCTCGATTTTCATAAACTCAGAACGCGAAAAGCAGGCGCCCAGCGCCACATAGACGTTCATTTACTAATGCCTCGCGATATGAGCCTCATAACCGCTCACGAGCTAGCTGAAGAGGTGGAGGATAAAATTCGGTCTGAGCTCGAAAATGTTACAATCGTTACCCATGTTGAGCCTGCTGAAGAAGACAGTAACGCCTAA